The Mercenaria mercenaria strain notata chromosome 8, MADL_Memer_1, whole genome shotgun sequence genome has a segment encoding these proteins:
- the LOC123565380 gene encoding putative nuclease HARBI1 — MTPPSTSEAWREIANQFMTRWNFPHSCGALDGKHVACRCPNSSGSTYYNYKGFYSVVIMALVDADYKFIWADVGGKVAASDAQIYNGSELKECIDDGSIGFPPAEPLPNDNEDVPYYLIGDDAFAVRSNMMKPYSHRGMDDDERICDYRLSRARRVVENAFGILANRFQVLLTTMNHVPAAEFTMKFPAFCTRSTVKITRQ, encoded by the exons ATGACCCCTCCAAGCACTTCTGAAGCCTGGCGTGAGATTGCCAACCAGTTCATGACAAGGTGGAACTTCCCTCATAGTTGTGGTGCCCTTGACGGCAAACATGTTGCCTGCAGATGCCCTAACTCTTCCGGATCAACCTACTACAACTACAAGGGATTCTATTCTGTGGTGATTATGGCCCTAGTGGACGCAGATTACAAGTTCATCTGGGCAGATGTTGGTG GGAAAGTAGCAGCATCCGACGCACAAATCTATAACGGGTCTGAGCTGAAAGAATGCATCGATGATGGCTCCATTGGCTTCCCACCAGCTGAACCCCTGCCCAACGACAACGAGGATGTGCCGTACTACCTAATCGGTGACGACGCGTTCGCCGTGAGGTCTAACATGATGAAGCCGTATTCGCACCGTGGTATGGACGACGACGAGAGGATCTGCGACTACAGGCTGTCAAGGGCACGTCGTGTGGTCGAGAATGCCTTTGGCATCCTTGCCAATAGGTTCCAGGTTCTCCTCACCACTATGAACCATGTTCCTGCAGCTGAATTCACTATGAAATTTCCAGCGTTTTGTACCCGTTCGACCGTAAAAATCACACGCCAGTAA